Genomic DNA from Candidatus Neomarinimicrobiota bacterium:
CCCGATCTATCATTTCACTATGACCACTGCAGAATCTCACAGCATCCAGTGTTTCAAGCATTATCATCATACTATTAACATACCTAAATGAATTCCCTCCTTTATAAGAATGAATCAGCTGAGGTCTAGTCATGAATACAAGGTCTCCGAGAAATGCCGTCTTTTCTTCCGGGAAATAAATGACAGCGTCCCCTGTGGTATGACCAACACCAAAATGCCATAGCTCTACTTTCTTCGATCCGAGATAAATATCCATTTTGTCACGAAATGTTACTGAAGGAATAAAGGGCCCCAATTCAGGCTGGTTCCATTGCGATGGAGTACCATCTCTCCCTGGATGAAAGAACTCTTTTCTGCAATTCTCGTGTGCAATAATGGTCACCGTTTCAGGAAAATATTGATTTCCCTGGACATGGTCTCCATCACTATGAGTGTTTACAAGATATTTTATCGGTTTATCCGTTAGACCTTTAATGTTAGCAATTGTCTCATCCACAGATTCTCTATCCATCTTTGCATCAACAACAAGAACTCCGTCGTCACCAATATATGCTCCTCCTTGAGCACCACGACCGCCCAGGATTTCATGAAGGTTATCAGATAACTTGTTGATGGTAACTGGTGAGACCTCTCGCTGTTTGGCAAAAGAAAAAGACGCTAGCAAAACAGGAGTGAGCAGAACAATGAGAGACTTGATATCTGTTTTCATCCTGAAACCTCCTCCAGATTCACAA
This window encodes:
- a CDS encoding MBL fold metallo-hydrolase is translated as MKTDIKSLIVLLTPVLLASFSFAKQREVSPVTINKLSDNLHEILGGRGAQGGAYIGDDGVLVVDAKMDRESVDETIANIKGLTDKPIKYLVNTHSDGDHVQGNQYFPETVTIIAHENCRKEFFHPGRDGTPSQWNQPELGPFIPSVTFRDKMDIYLGSKKVELWHFGVGHTTGDAVIYFPEEKTAFLGDLVFMTRPQLIHSYKGGNSFRYVNSMMIMLETLDAVRFCSGHSEMIDREAIRNHIDLMKKRQEKVRALRKSGKSLDAIKTAFEENETGLVETIYNEIGEDW